tgtccatggtgctgaaagtGACATCGAAAAATTTAACCATTTGccatttaaaggaagaaagaacgaaaacaaagcatgaaaagacaaactgtttaACTAACCTCTAGAGGAGAATCTGGTTCATCCAGGATGCTCTTCTCACTCTGTATCCTCTGCATGGTCCCTGTAGAACTGGGGTCCATTATCAACACGTTCTGACTACCAGCTCTGCCGAACTTACAGTCACTCTTTCTGGAGTCAGTAGTCCTGCACACCTCGTAATTGTACACGTGCTGGAGAGTCCCTGTGCCCAAAGTGTCTGAGTAACGTGGTGGATAATATGGAATCACAGGGAGGTTGGAGTGAAACAGGGTGCGAGACTGTCTCCATCTGTAGATTTTCACTGATATAATAACCACTACAcacgtgatgaagaggaaggacaCTACAGCCAAAGCCAGCACTAAGTAAAAAGTCAGGTTGTCATTGTACTCCTTGTCGTGTGTAAAGTCAGTGAACTCAGACAGCACTTCAGGGAAGCTGTCCGCCACCGCCACGTTAACAATGACTGCAGCTGAACGAGACGGCTGCCCGTTGTCCTCCACTATAAcagtcagtctttgtttcacagcatCTTTATCATTCACTTGGCGGATAGTTCTGATTTCTCCATTCTGTAAGCCCACTTCAAACAGCGCCCTGTCTGTGGCTTTCTGCAGTTTATACGAGAGCCAGGCATTCTGTCCAGAGTCCACATCAACAGCCACCACTTTAGTCACCAGGTAGCCCACATCTGCTGCACGAGGCACCATCTCAGCCACCACGGAGCCACCAGTCTGGACTGGGTACAGGACCTGAGGGGGGTTGTCGTTCTGGTCCTGGATCACTATTTTCACTGTCACGTTACTACTGAGTGGAGGGGAGCCTCCATCCTGCGCTTTGACTACCAGCTGAAGCTGTTTGATCTGCTCATAATCAAAAGAACGAACTGCACTAAGGACTCCAGTTTCAGAGTTTAAAGACACATAAGAAGAGATTGGACTACCACTGACTTGTGTGTCCTCCAGAAGATACGAGATTCTCGCATTTTGATTCCAATCTTTGTCTCGCGCACTGACAGCAAATACAGAAATGCCAGGGGAATTATTTTCTGTGACGTAAGCAGAGTAGATGGCTTCATCAAATGATGGTGCGTTGTCATTTACGTCAGAAATTTTAAGGTGTAATTTTGTTGAACTGGAAAGAGGGGGGGAACCGAAATCAGAGGCGGTTATTGTGATGTTATATTCCGAAACGGATTCTCTGTCAAAATATTGATCAGAAATCAAATTGTAATAGTTTGTTATCGATGTTTCGATCTTAAAGGGAAGTTTGCCATCAAGAGAACATTTAATTTGCCCATTTTTATCGGAGTCTgcatctttaatgtttaaaatagcAATCGTTGTTCCGGGAGGAGCATCCTCAGATAAAGGGCTAGAAAACGACATAATGTTTATCACCGGGGCATTGTCGTTGACGTCGAACACATCGAATATAACTTTACTTGAACCGGTAAGCCCACCCTGATCCTTTGCCTCCACCCTCACCTCGTACTTTCGGTGTCTTTCGTAATCTATCAGACCAGACACAAAAATTGTGCCGGTCTTTTCATCAATACTAAATATATCTGCTGCACTTCCCTTTGTCTTAGATAAACTGTAACTAATGAGTCCATTTGAACCACTGTCAGCGTCTGTGGCATTTACTGTAATTATTCTTGAGCCTTTCATTGTGTTTTCCATCACAGATGCTTTATAGACAGACTGATTAAAAATCGGAGCATTGTCATTGACATCTAAGACAGTGACATCTATATTTACTGTACCGGATCTCTGTGGTGTTCCTCCGTCAACTGCGATCAATTTTAAAGACAAATGTGGATGTCGCTCTCGGTCTAAAGGCTTCTGAAGCACCATTTCAACATATTTACTTCCGTCTGGATTTGcatgttgctttaaaataaaattgtcGTTTGGTGATAAAACGTAATCCTGCAAAGCGTTTTGTCCCACATCTAGATCCTCTGCACTCTGCAATGGAAACTGTACTCCCACTACAGCGGATTCACTTATTTCCAGGCGGAAAGGCTTATCAATATTCGTGAATACCGGGGCGTGATCATTTATATCCAAAACCTCGACAGTAATTCTGTGTAATTCCATGGGGTTCTCTAAAATCACCTCAAAGCTGAAGCTACATGGCGTCGTGTCTCCACAGAGCTGCTCTCGGTCTATTCTCTCATTCA
This is a stretch of genomic DNA from Labrus bergylta chromosome 9, fLabBer1.1, whole genome shotgun sequence. It encodes these proteins:
- the LOC109990495 gene encoding protocadherin beta-4-like: MMATRGSLAKKWARCRDFPGLRRCIQMLIFLLHVTNMVDGQIRYSVPEEMKKGSLIGNVAQDLGLDLKRLRSGRARIVSGENIQYTELKTDKGTLVVNERIDREQLCGDTTPCSFSFEVILENPMELHRITIVIQDQNDNPPQVLYPVQTGGSVVAEMVPRAADVGYLVTKVVAVDVDSGQNAWLSYKLQKATDRALFEVGLQNGEIRTIRQVNDKDAVKQRLTVIVEDNGQPSRSAAVIVNVAVADSFPEVLSEFTDFTHDKEYNDNLTFYLVLALAVVSFLFITCVVVIISVKIYRWRQSRTLFHSNLPVIPYYPPRYSDTLGTGTLQHVYNYEVCRTTDSRKSDCKFGRAGSQNVLIMDPSSTGTMQRIQSEKSILDEPDSPLEVS